In Amaranthus tricolor cultivar Red isolate AtriRed21 chromosome 3, ASM2621246v1, whole genome shotgun sequence, a single window of DNA contains:
- the LOC130808174 gene encoding uncharacterized protein LOC130808174, whose translation MRNAYMSRFCSIHYTAVTPLLSHRKLVLELSRDFSSCSSLIVAPSSSPICNRSLLVLTAQISLSDTTQRSEEWFALRKDKLTTSTFSTALGFWKGTRRAELWAEKVFASVPQCLEASSMRAMEWGVVNESVAVERYKSITGQDVSFMGFAIHAEPSFNWVGASPDGLLSCSPEDGILEVKCPYNKGKPELALPWSKMPFYYMPQIQGQMEIMDREWVDLYCWTPNGSSIFKVRRDRGYWDLIHGILHEFWWGNVIPAREALTDGGEEAANYYKPAPKHRKTGEVVAKSIRLAAEAKLLCKEIAGHIEFCT comes from the coding sequence ATGAGAAATGCCTACATGTCAAGATTCTGCAGCATTCATTACACTGCTGTTACTCCATTGCTGTCACACAGAAAACTTGTTCTTGAACTGTCTAGAGACTTCTCCTCCTGCAGTTCATTAATTGTAGCTCCTTCTAGTTCTCCAATTTGCAATCGCTCCTTGTTAGTGTTGACAGCTCAAATCTCCCTGTCTGATACAACACAACGCTCTGAAGAGTGGTTCGCCCTCCGCAAGGATAAGCTTACTACAAGCACATTCAGTACTGCTTTGGGATTCTGGAAGGGGACTCGCCGAGCTGAGCTGTGGGCTGAAAAGGTCTTTGCTTCTGTGCCTCAATGTCTGGAAGCTTCTAGCATGCGGGCCATGGAGTGGGGTGTTGTCAATGAATCAGTAGCCGTTGAAAGGTATAAGAGCATCACTGGGCAGGATGTCAGCTTCATGGGATTTGCAATTCACGCTGAGCCAAGCTTTAATTGGGTAGGTGCTTCTCCAGACGGTCTTCTGAGTTGCAGTCCCGAGGACGGTATCCTTGAAGTTAAATGCCCATATAACAAAGGGAAGCCTGAACTAGCACTGCCTTGGTCAAAAATGCCTTTCTACTACATGCCCCAAATCCAGGGTCAAATGGAGATTATGGACCGAGAATGGGTAGATTTATATTGTTGGACGCCTAATGGGAGCTCGATATTCAAAGTACGTAGAGATCGGGGGTATTGGGATCTCATTCATGGAATTTTACACGAATTTTGGTGGGGAAATGTAATTCCTGCTAGAGAAGCCTTAACAGACGGTGGGGAAGAAGCAGCCAACTACTATAAACCAGCACCAAAACACAGAAAGACTGGCGAGGTAGTAGCCAAGAGTATCAGGCTAGCAGCCGAAGCTAAATTATTGTGCAAGGAGATTGCTGGTCACATTGAATTTTGTACATAG